A stretch of the Erinaceus europaeus chromosome 1, mEriEur2.1, whole genome shotgun sequence genome encodes the following:
- the LOC103124620 gene encoding solute carrier family 7 member 13-like yields MKAGESTQLQRVIGHFHGTILLFSIIIGAGIFIAPKGVLKYSSGNMGVCLSIWAACAIVSMMAAVSYAELGTTFPRSGAQYYFLKRSLGPIVAFFYLWINLFSTPAGIAARGLLLSGYIIQPFYPGCFVPEMPRKCLALAILWCLGILNARGVKDVAWFQTVSTVVKMTVLGFISITGIVLLVRGRKGNLARLEKAFDAEIPDASQIAEAFLQGLYAYSGWGVLVRVAGEIKHPSKNIPRCVVTALTFVALMYLLVNISYLAVLTPKEILSSDAVAVTWMDKVIPSMQWAISLGVSASIFSSLSCTIFSTSRLWYAASQEGQLPWILSTLNIHSCPVVATIQMLIFASIIVIPSDLILLINYVGFTEWIQLGIMMAGLLKLRLQEPNLARPYKVHLSFILGTMAMSLFLVLTPIIKSPKMHYVYVLLFIFSGLLFYLPFVHFNIGFTYSNKITCFLQLLLNVSPASDIDEYISTEGTLQKKSSEIATNKK; encoded by the exons ATGAAGGCTGGGGAAAGTACTCAGCTTCAAAGGGTAATAGGACATTTCCATGGGACGATTTTGTTATTCAGTATCATAATAGGTGCAGGAATATTTATTGCCCCGAAAGGGGTGTTAAAGTACTCTTCAGGCAATATGGGAGTCTGCCTGAGTATTTGGGCTGCCTGTGCCATAGTGTCAATGATGGCAGCTGTTAGTTATGCAGAGCTGGGAACCACCTTCCCAAGAAGCGGAGCACAGTATTATTTCCTCAAGAGATCTCTAGGCCCCATAGTTGCTTTCTTCTACCTCTGGATCAATCTCTTCAGTACCCCTGCAGGAATCGCTGCACGTGGATTGTTACTGTCAGGGTATATAATACAACCTTTCTACCCTGGTTGTTTTGTTCCTGAGATGCCAAGAAAATGTTTGGCATTGGCCATATTGTGGTGTTTGGGGATCCTGAATGCACGAGGAGTCAAAGATGTGGCTTGGTTTCAAACTGTCAGTACAGTTGTGAAAATGACAGTGCTTGGCTTCATTTCCATAACTGGAATTGTGCTGTTagtgagaggaagaaaagggaatCTAGCCAGGTTAGAGAAAGCTTTCGATGCTGAAATTCCAGATGCCTCACAGATTGCAGAAGCCTTCTTGCAAGGATTATATGCATATTCTGGCTGGGGAGTCCTTGTTCGAGTAGCAG GAGAAATAAAACATCCTAGTAAGAATATACCCAGATGTGTGGTTACTGCACTTACCTTTGTGGCACTGATGTACTTACTGGTTAACATTTCTTACTTAGCAGTCCTGACTCCAAAGGAAATCTTGTCCTCAG ATGCTGTTGCCGTCACTTGGATGGATAAAGTAATCCCTTCCATGCAATGGGCCATCTCACTTGGTGTTTCTGCCTCGATATTTAGCTCTCTCAGTTGTACTATATTTTCAACATCAAGGTTATGGTATGCTGCAAGCCAGGAGGGTCAGCTACCTTGGATCCTTTCAACTCTTAATATCCACTCTTGTCCAGTTGTAGCTACAATTCAGATGCTCATCTTTGCTTCCATTATAGTTATTCCCTCAGACTTAATCCTCTTAATAAATTATGTGGGATTCACAGAGTGGATTCAACTTGGAATAATGATGGCAGGTTTACTGAAACTGAGACTTCAAGAGCCTAATCTAGCCAGACCTTATAAG gtgCACTTGTCATTTATTTTGGGAACAATGGCCATGTCTTTGTTCTTAGTTTTGACACCAATCATCAAGTCTCCTAAAATGCACTATGTCTATGTTCTTCTTTTTATCTTCAGtggacttttgttttatttaccttTTGTTCATTTTAATATAGGATTTACATACTCCAATAAGATAACATGCTTTTTACAATTACTACTGAACGTTTCACCAGCCAGTGACATTGATGAATATATTTCAACAGAGGGAACATTACAGAAAAAGTCATCTGAAAttgcaacaaataaaaaataa